The nucleotide window GACGAGCGCGGAGGGGGCGCCTCTTCCTCGGATTCCTGGGTGGGCCGGGATGGGTCTTTCATGGACTTTGCACGGTTGACGTTGGCACCTTCAAACGGGTTGAACTTTTCGCCGATATGCGAGGCATAGGGGGTCCGTTGCCTGCTGTCCAAGTAGGTTTCGCTGAACTTTTCGCTCAAGGGGTCCACGGGGGTGGGACTCGATTGCGGCCGTGACTTCCTGATGTTAGCGGCGGTATCCTCAAacatgttggtggtggccgtgTAGTGGGCGCTGGAAGTGTAGTTGTGCCTCGAAACGGGTGGCTCGTCGCCGACTGGGGAATCCGGAGAATATCCAGCCCGTCTGGTGGTACCAAAGGCAGCATCGGCACGACGAGCCTGCCCCGCGGTCCGTGGTGGTACGGGAGGCGGCTCCCTCCTGGCGCTTTCGGTCCGTTCGGTCCGTTCCGTTCGAGCTGACGCATAACCCGACGACTTGGGCGTTGACGAAGATGTCTGGCCTGTCTTGGCACTTGAGCGCATGGCATCCCAAGCGCGCAGATTGTCGGCAGCAGAGGCCGTTTTGGGGGGAACCGGTctggaagacgaggaggacgacggtGACGCCCAAGACGAATAGCGTGCGTGTGCCGACGGACCGGGGTCGGGACGAGACGGCATATGAGGGGTTCGTCGCGTGGGAGGGGCGCCATATCGGTCAGCCATTTCGGCCGAGACGTTGGAGTAGGGGTTTCCGCGGTGGCCAGAGGCAGTCGCGTACCTGCTGGCAGAAGCTGATCCTCGTTTCCGGTAGGCATCGTACTTGGCCTTCATGGACACGTCGGTGAGGACCTCATGTGCGGCTTGGATGTGGATGAAGCgatccttggcctcctcctcttttcctgGGTTGCGATCGGGGTGGTATTTCAGGGCCAGCTTCTTGAACTGCTTCTTCACCTCGACGACATCGGCCGTGGAGGACAGTTCGAGGTCCGCATAGTAGTCGCGGTCGTAGTCCAGCTTTACTACCATGTTGACGGCGTTGTGATGTTGGGTAAAGGGACAGAAAAAGCTTGCATTCCCCCTCGGTAGTGTATATCGATGGTATCGTGTATGTCGAAAGACTCGCTGTTCAGAGCGATGTAACGAGGAGAGATGATCCAAAACTTGATGGGGACGTGGTAGGTTGCGACGAACAAGGGTGGTTGCTATGGTCGGTCGGTTGGAATGTTTTGTTTGCTAGCGAGAGGCAATGGATGTCTGGGTGTTGTTGGACAGCACGGCACGGCAGGGAGAGAGAACTGAAGCAAAGGTGGTGAATGGGTAGGTACAGTAGGTCGCGTGAAGTGGTGTTGTcggttcagttcagttgtCGGGCACGAATGACAACAGTCAGTCGGGTGagagtgggtgggtgggtgaaATCTCGGCGGGATCAACGAGCGAATGTGCGGTCGAGCTGTTTGGTTCGTTgtctggaggaggagaaagatgGCGGCGGCTTGTTAGGTAGGCTGACTAGGTGGTTTGAAGATCAGGGCAGGGCGGGCTGCGTCACTGGCCAGGGCTTCCATGGATTGCTTGGATTGGCAGGATGCGGGGCAGGCAGGGCATTAATATTTACATGGCAGGGCAGTGAAGCAGGCAAGTTCCCCTGTCTTTTTTCCCCGTCTGTTGAAGCGTGACGGATTAGATACAGCTGTAGCgtaggtagaggaaggattGTTGACATACGCAAGGACAAGACGCGGCTGTTTTTGTTGACTCCTGGTAACTTGGTGGTGAcagccgttgttgttgttgttgaagaatAAACTTGGTTGCGATAAGCTTGTGATAAGCACGCGGGGCCTGAACCTCGAAGAAACCTCAACTCGGCAAGTAGTGGAGGTGATGTGTAGCTTGGATCCGACAAGGAATCAAGACGGATACACTCTTGaccacctctacctctacctctatcaCCTCAGAGCTGTAATATTCGTACTTGATCGTGTATGTACGCAACTTGTTCCTGTCACAAACCTCCAGCTGGCGGTGGTAGCCAAAATAAAAGAGTGGGTCTTTCTACGGTGGCCCATTTTGAAACAGTAAACAATAAATTTGGGAGCTTGGACCAGTTCTCAACTGACCACAACTATAACCCACACTTGGGCCACTGTAGTGTATGGTAGTCGGCATCTTCATCCCACGTCGGGTATCGTATTTCCCCAACCTTCCCCAGGCTGACGGGAGTCCCCAGGGCCAAAAGTCCACTCATTTCTGGGTTGCCTCTGTTTAGAAACAGGGCAGACGGAGACAACAACCTCGGATCCAATGTCTACACGGACATGACTTCCGATATTGACCGACCAACCTCTGCCTACCTAGCTATCGATGGCTTCTCTTTCCGAAGACAGTCCGGTCATGCCCCGGCCCGGCAAATGGCTCCATGATGCCGTATAGCCCGCATGGCCAAGGACACAAGGACGCCGCAAAGCACTGCACGCGGAGACCAGGGGCTGGGACAGTGTTTTTATCACATGTAAGCTGTCTGGTCGGTTACCCGCTAACAGAAAGTGCCTGCTACATTATACACATGCCTACCAAAACTGCAGCTAGCAGCTACAGACAGAGCAGATGATGTTTTCTTTGTCAGTCGAAGCCTTCACGTTCTCAGAATGGTATGAACAAACACACTTCGAGTTACACACCACACTCTTCTCATTGCCGTTAGTGACTGGATGCGATACGGACTGTGGCTCTGAATGTAGCCTGCTGCATGACTTGGCTGAACCCTTGCTAAGGAAGCACATGGCTACACAGTACCAACAATTCATGACTCTTTCAATCGATGGACGCAACCATCACCTGCCACCAACCTCATTCTTACAACATCATTTTTTATACCTACTTATAAGCTCTTCCCTATCTCTCCTCCCGGAACATCTGTAGCGTCAACCGAATCACTTACTTGTAGACAACACTCAAAATAACTGCCAGGGCAGGCAAAAACACTTGCCCATCCTTCTGTCAATCCAACTTGGACTGTCACGAACCTTATCCCAAtgatcttcgtcgtcgagtTCTTCTCTCTACTTCTCAAGCAAATCTTTCCATCCACCAGACAGATTGACTGAGAGGCTCCCCATCTCTCGGCATGTTGTCAACCGGAGTGGACATCGAGGGACGACCCCCAAACCTCGAACCCGTCAAGGCAGCGGACGCCGAAAAGGTCGCTGGTTCTAGAGCCGATATCGCTCATAATGAGGTCGCTTCCTTGTCTAGTGGCACCCTCGGCGACAATACCCATCGGAAGCTCAAGTCGCGCCATATCCAGCTGATCGGTGCGGTATATCCTGTTCTTCCTGTCCTATCCACTGACTAACACAAGTCACCAAAAACAGGCATCGGAGGCACCATCGGTACGGCCTTTTACGTCCAGATCGGCAAAGGTCTCCTCAACGGAGGGCCTGCCAGCTTGTTTCTGGCCTTCACCATCTGGTGTACCTTTATCCTGGCCATCGCCATGTGCATGGCCGAAATGGTCACCTATCTGCCCATCTCTTCGCCCTTCATTCGCTTTGCGGGCCGGTACGTGGACGAGGCCTTTGGATTCGCTGCAGGCTGGAACTTTTTCATCTTCGAAGCGGCCATGGTGCCCTTTGAACTCACTGCTTGTAACCTGATCATCCACTACTGGAGCGACGCCGTACCTGTAGGCGGCATCATTGCCATTACGCTGGTCATCTACGGCTTGGTCAACCTGCTGGCTGTGGAGTGGTATGGTGAAACCGAGTTCTGGGCTGCGCTGGGCAAGTTTCTGCTCATTGTGGGATTGCTCATCTTCACCTTTGTCGTCATGGTGGGCGGAAATCCCCTGGGAGATCGATTTGGGTTCAGATACTGGAAGGACCCCGGCGCTTTCACCGAGTTGTATTACACTGGTTCCCTTGGCCGCTGGCTGGGCTTCCTTCAGTGCTTGATTCAGGCAAGCTTTACCATTGCTGGACCGGATTACGTTGCCATGGTGTGTATCCCTTTATCCACATAATCAacccaaacaaaacaaaactgACACCTACAGGCCGCCGGCGAAGCAGAAAACCCCCGTGTCGTCATGCCCCGCGCCTTCAACGCCGTCTTCTACCGTCTCACCGCtttcttcgtcctcggctCTCTCGCCGTCGGTATTCTCGTCCCTTACAACGACGCCGAGATGGCCCTCGCCTTTTCCTCCGGTGCTcccggcgccgccgcctctccCTACGTTGTCGCCATGAACCGGCTCCGCATCCGCGTCCTCCCCGACATTGTCAACGCCATGGTCCTCACCGCCGCCTTCTCCGCCGGCAACAGCTACGTTTACTGCGCCTCGCGCTCCCTCTACGGTCTGGCGCTCGAGGGCAAGGCCCCCAAGGCGCTGCTCAAGTGCACCCGGTCCGGAGTGCCCATTTACTGTGTCATGATCGTGCTGTGCTTTGGCTTGTTGGCGTTTCTGCAGGTCAGCAACAGCGCGGCCGTGGTGCTCTCGTGGTTCATTAGCTTGATGACGGCTAGCCAGCTGATCAACTATAGCGTCACTTGCACTTCGTATCTGAGGTGGTACGCGGCGCTCAAGGCGCAGGGGGTCAGTAGGGATAAGTTGCCGTACAAGGGGCTTTTCCAGCCCTATGCGGGGTGGTATGGGCTTTGCGGGTGCTTTGTCATGACGTTTGTGGGAGGATATACGGTGTTTTTGCCGGGGCAGTGGAGCGTTGCTACGTTTTTGTTCTCGTGAGTTGTTCTGGGCACCGTGCTTTCGGTGGTGATGTGGCTGACAGTCTCAGGTACACCATGATTGGGGTTTGTCCTGTGCTCTTTGTGGTGTGGAAGATTGTGAAGAAGACGAAATTCCACAAGGCCGAGGAAATTGACTTGCACAAGAATCTGGACGAAGTGGAGGAGTATCAGGCAAATTATGTGCCAACCCCGTCTAGGTGAGTCAAACCCAAAGCTTGCTAGAACTCGAAGACTGACGTTTTGACAGGAATCGGCTCGAATGGGTTTTGGATTGGCTTTTTGGTTAAATACCAGGAGGCAGCTATCAGGTTCTTGCCTCTTCCTCTGGCCCAAGCTGAAttgcttttttctttcttttctcagGGGAACGCTGGTTGACCCGCGCCTCGAGTCCGCATCTGTCACATTGTGACTTGTTTGCTACTCCGTGGCTTCCCGAAAAGAATGAATAAAGGATTGTAGTAGGGAATGGCAAGACCATCCGCGCagtgggagaagaggatTGTTTGGATAGCGCTTGGATCAGGTAAATATCTCTGCAAGTACGACCGAGGAAGCGCGTCCCAAGTGTGGAAGGAAACTTGAACGTGATCAAATCTACCATCCTCATTCTCCTTACATTTAGCAGTTGGTGTTTCCTAGCTCCTCGGGCTTCCCCGACATTTTCGCTGGCCTGCAGTCTGTACAGACAAAACCGGCTGAACTACACTGCATGCAGTTTTCATGGCACATGCAGAACCAGAAACAATATAAATATCACAGACGGGCCGCTTCCCCTCTGCCACACCcttcatttttttcttcgcACAAGATTATCGAGGCTCGAAATCCGTCGTGATCACAATCGTCACGGATAGTCTTCCATTCTCTCTTCACTACAAATATCCGGCAAACGGGGTCAAACCACTCTGGTATTCTAGCCGTCCGTCTCGCTTCGTTCTTCGAACAATTTCATCAGACAACCCAACCTCTCGCAGAAGACAGATCTCCAGGTAATCACCGATACCACGGACGCCCAACGCCCGACGCAGTTACGAGCAACTCCGACACTTCTCCAGGGGGCATCCACCCCACA belongs to Neurospora crassa OR74A linkage group IV, whole genome shotgun sequence and includes:
- a CDS encoding general amino acid permease — translated: MLSTGVDIEGRPPNLEPVKAADAEKVAGSRADIAHNEVASLSSGTLGDNTHRKLKSRHIQLIGIGGTIGTAFYVQIGKGLLNGGPASLFLAFTIWCTFILAIAMCMAEMVTYLPISSPFIRFAGRYVDEAFGFAAGWNFFIFEAAMVPFELTACNLIIHYWSDAVPVGGIIAITLVIYGLVNLLAVEWYGETEFWAALGKFLLIVGLLIFTFVVMVGGNPLGDRFGFRYWKDPGAFTELYYTGSLGRWLGFLQCLIQASFTIAGPDYVAMAAGEAENPRVVMPRAFNAVFYRLTAFFVLGSLAVGILVPYNDAEMALAFSSGAPGAAASPYVVAMNRLRIRVLPDIVNAMVLTAAFSAGNSYVYCASRSLYGLALEGKAPKALLKCTRSGVPIYCVMIVLCFGLLAFLQVSNSAAVVLSWFISLMTASQLINYSVTCTSYLRWYAALKAQGVSRDKLPYKGLFQPYAGWYGLCGCFVMTFVGGYTVFLPGQWSVATFLFSYTMIGVCPVLFVVWKIVKKTKFHKAEEIDLHKNLDEVEEYQANYVPTPSRNRLEWVLDWLFG